Proteins encoded in a region of the Cupriavidus pauculus genome:
- a CDS encoding amino acid aminotransferase produces MSLFSAVEMAPRDPILGLNEAFNADTRPTKVNLGVGVYFTDEGKIPLLRAVQEAEKARLTTATPRGYLPIEGIAAYDQAVQTLLFGKESPLITEGRVVTAQALGGTGALKIGADFLKRLYPDAKVAISDPSWENHRALFEAAGFPVVNYTYYDAPSHGLNFAGMVESLKSFPANTIVVLHACCHNPTGVDLSDDQWKQVVELVKSRNLIPFLDMAYQGFAEGIDADGAAVRLFAESGLPFFVSSSFSKSFSLYGERVGALSIVTTGKDEAQRVLSQIKRVIRTNYSNPPTHGGTVVATVLNSPELRAMWETELAEMRDRIKLMRNALVDKLAAKGVPGDFSFVKAQRGMFSYSGLSSAQVDRLRNEHGIYAVGTGRICVAALNSRNIDAVVNAIAAVY; encoded by the coding sequence ATGAGTTTGTTTTCTGCCGTCGAGATGGCCCCGCGCGACCCGATCCTGGGCCTCAATGAAGCCTTCAACGCCGATACGCGTCCCACCAAGGTGAATCTGGGCGTTGGCGTGTACTTCACCGACGAAGGGAAAATTCCGCTGCTGCGCGCCGTGCAGGAAGCCGAGAAGGCACGCCTGACCACTGCCACCCCGCGCGGTTACCTGCCGATCGAAGGTATCGCCGCCTACGACCAGGCCGTCCAGACGCTGCTGTTCGGCAAGGAATCGCCGCTGATCACCGAAGGCCGCGTTGTGACGGCTCAGGCACTCGGTGGCACCGGTGCCCTGAAGATCGGCGCCGACTTCCTGAAGCGCCTGTACCCCGATGCCAAGGTTGCCATCAGCGACCCGAGCTGGGAGAACCACCGCGCGCTGTTCGAAGCGGCCGGCTTCCCCGTGGTCAACTACACGTACTACGACGCGCCGAGCCACGGCCTGAACTTCGCCGGCATGGTGGAATCGCTGAAGTCGTTCCCGGCCAACACGATCGTCGTGCTGCACGCATGCTGCCACAACCCGACCGGCGTGGACCTGTCGGACGACCAGTGGAAGCAGGTGGTGGAACTCGTGAAGTCGCGCAACCTGATCCCGTTCCTCGACATGGCCTACCAGGGCTTTGCCGAGGGCATCGACGCCGACGGCGCCGCCGTGCGCCTGTTCGCCGAGTCGGGCCTGCCGTTCTTCGTCTCGAGCTCGTTCTCGAAGAGCTTCTCGCTGTACGGCGAGCGCGTGGGTGCCCTGTCGATCGTGACGACCGGCAAGGACGAAGCGCAACGCGTGCTGTCGCAGATCAAGCGCGTGATCCGCACGAACTACTCGAACCCGCCGACGCACGGCGGCACGGTGGTGGCCACGGTGCTGAACAGCCCGGAACTGCGCGCCATGTGGGAAACTGAACTGGCCGAGATGCGCGACCGCATCAAGCTGATGCGCAACGCGCTCGTGGACAAGCTGGCCGCCAAGGGCGTGCCGGGCGACTTCTCGTTCGTGAAGGCCCAGCGCGGCATGTTCTCGTACTCGGGCCTGTCGTCGGCCCAGGTGGATCGCCTGCGCAACGAGCACGGCATCTACGCCGTCGGCACGGGCCGCATCTGCGTGGCCGCGCTGAACAGCCGGAACATCGACGCCGTGGTCAACGCCATCGCCGCCGTTTATTGA